A single Candidatus Eisenbacteria bacterium DNA region contains:
- the ribE gene encoding 6,7-dimethyl-8-ribityllumazine synthase codes for MKEFKGSFDAKGKKFAIVASRFNELLSQRLVEAALDCLTRHGSRTEDVELFWTPGAFEIPLVAMKLAKSRAYDAVIALGAVVRGGTPHFEYIASQSAKGIAEVNLETGVPVSFGIITADTLEQALERAGTKAGNKGFDAAISAIEMANLVGQIDRKKK; via the coding sequence GTGAAGGAATTCAAAGGAAGTTTTGATGCAAAAGGAAAGAAGTTTGCAATCGTGGCGAGCAGGTTCAATGAACTTCTTTCTCAGCGGTTGGTTGAAGCTGCGCTGGACTGTCTGACGAGACACGGGTCGCGAACCGAAGATGTGGAGCTTTTCTGGACCCCTGGCGCATTCGAGATCCCGCTTGTTGCGATGAAATTGGCAAAGAGCAGGGCATATGATGCCGTGATCGCCCTTGGCGCAGTCGTAAGAGGGGGGACCCCTCATTTTGAATACATCGCCTCACAGTCAGCGAAGGGAATAGCTGAAGTAAACCTGGAAACCGGAGTGCCTGTAAGTTTCGGGATCATCACGGCGGATACGCTTGAGCAAGCTCTTGAGCGAGCTGGAACAAAGGCAGGGAACAAAGGCTTTGATGCCGCAATTTCTGCAATCGAAATGGCGAATCTTGTGGGGCAGATCGACAGGAAGAAGAAGTGA